The nucleotide sequence TGAGAAACTTCTTTCGATCGAAGCTACAGTCACAGGTACAGTTAAAAGAATTCGATAGGCAACTAAAATATTTAGATAGCAATCTGCATCCATAAAAAACTTCAGAATCTCTGGCGCCGACATCAAAGAATCTGGCAAAGTCACTTGCAACACCtttaattctgaaaaaaaaatcattgatcTCAACATCGAATGAGTTATCATGAGAAAAATTTTCCACAAAAATCTTGCAGTGCAACCAAAGATCAGCTTCATCCAAGGATTTCAAATTTTCTGAGTTGAACAAGAACCCAAAAACATTATCAAATGCTGTCATCTGCTCAAATCTACTAGTCAATGAAGCAATTGCAGAATCAATCATAACTAGGAAGTACTCTCTTCTAAAGGAGTCCACAACAGACTGTTGTATTTCCTCGTCTTGGTCATCTTGTTCATCAAAATATTTCTTTCTCTTTCGTTGACGTTTTATAGGAAATATTAGCTCTATATCCAATTCAGATGCAATGTTTTTTGCTGTATTCATACTAGAAGTGAAACCTTCATCTCTATACTTCTTAAAATATGATATGACACCTTCAATATGTTTGAGAGTAGCATCTATACTCACAATTTTAGATTGCAACTTCTTGCTAACCTTATTTATAGAGAATAAAATATCATGCCAGATAACCAAACCAACTATAAATTCAAAATTCTCAAGTGCACTCACCAAAGATTGACATTCACTAACCGCCATTGGGTCATCAGTTGAAGCCTTCTCTAGCGCTATTAAAGCTGATCTTATTTGAGGAGTTTGGAATCTGATAGCTTGAACACTTTTTATTCGGCTTTCCCAGCGAGTATTAGACCATGACTTAACTGTCAATCTTGGGACATTGTCAACCAAAATCTTCCACCTTTTGGTAGATTTTACAAACAGGGTATATATACGTTGGATAATGCCAAAAAAAGAAATAACTTGCCTGCAAGATTTCAAATATCACAAATAGTAAGATCCCAAATAATGGCATATTATATGAAAACAATATATAACATATAAAAGAAATAATAGTTTACCTGTAAGATTTTCCAATATCACAAAGAGTAAGATTCAGACTATGACATGCACACGGCATATATAGTGCTCTTGGATTAATTTCAAGCAAGCGCGTCTGAACACCTTGGTGTTTCCCCTTCATATTTGAACCATTATCATACCCTTGACCCCTCACATCATCAATATTCAAACCAAGAGAGGCCAATGCACTCTTTAATTCATTAAAAAGACTCAATCCTGATGTGTCATCAACCTTCAAAAACTCTAGGAAGAACTCCTCTACCCTTGGAACATTTCTCGATATATTCACACACCTAATAATTAGAGTCATTTGTTCTTCATGACTCACATCTGGAGTACAACCTAAAATCACAGAAAAATACTTGGCATCCCTAATGATCTTTAATATAGTTTGTTTTACACAATCTGCAAGAAGAGAAATCATCTCATTCTGAATTTTATGCCCAAGGTAATGATGATGAATCTCACTATTTTGAATCCGCCTAATATGGTCTTGCATCACAGGATCAAATTCACCCATCATTTCAACTGTGCCCAGAAAGTTACCATTGTTAGCTTGATAAAGTTTCTCATTTTGCCCTCGGAAAGCCAAATTATGTTTAGCAAGAAACTTGACAGCAGAAACGATTCTTACTAAAACCTGTCTCCAATGCTCTCTCTCCTTTACAATTTCTCGTTGCAAATCATCATCAATTATTTTATTTTTGCTCAACCTCAGCCTAAGTTCATTCCAAGTATTCATGTTTCTTATATGCTCAACACTATTCTCATGTTCCTTGAGTCTTAAACTAAGATGTTTCCAGTCCCTCAATCCATCATGTGCTACCAAACTTTTGTTCTGATCTGATTTGAACAATTTGCagcaaaaataaaaaactttgtcCACATGTTTAGAGTAAACCAACCATTTTCTATCAACCACCTCACCATTGCTTAACTTTCTAGAGTAGTAAGCATATGAAAAATGTCTATTGTGAGCATCTACAGGGAACTCAAGATTCAATTCTCTCACCGGTCCTTTTTCAATCAAAATATCTCTACCCTTATTATCAAGATTCTCCCAAGTTCTGGGATCAAAGACATCATGAATAGAAGGTTGCACATCATCAATTGAATTTTTAGGTTGAGAGGAAGGCTGTAAATTTTCATTCTCTATAGCATCAACTTGTTCACTTAAATTATCATTaacttgttgttgctcttcttcttgATTATCAAGTGCATCTATAGGGCTGTCATCATGCACAGCACTACTTGAAGCTGAAAAAAAACTTATCTAAAGCACCTTGTTGTGACTGAACAAACTATTCTTCTTGTCTTTTCCGTTTTTTCGCAgcccatgacaaatgtttcttaggtaacattctaaaattcttacACCTGACCCAAATTATAAGAAAAACATGACTAtatgagtacaaagtactagatAAAATTTAAACAAGGAAAAAAAAATCTAGGGCCTAGACAATTTAGACATGAATTAATTCAGAACCaagattcacaaatcacaaaaaggACATAAGGCAATAACCAAGATAAATCTTCAGATATCGTcgactcgtcgtcctcgtcgagcCCTGCCTCGGGCCCTCGGCTGCCTTGTTGCGGCGCTGCGTCTCCTGTACGAAGTAGCGATCGGCCGATCGCTCACGCTGTGCGGGGCTGCGGCAGTGCGGCGTTGGCGGCGGCTCAGCTTAGTCCTGATTCCTGAAAAGAAAGACAAGACGGGCGACGGGCTGTGCCTGTGCGGCGCGGCGCTGCTGGCCTGCTGGCCTGCTGGCTGGTGGCTGCCTGGCTTCTGCTGTTCTGCATTAATCCCGCGCTGACGGGCTGTGCGGGCGTGCGGCGCTGCTGGCCTGCTGGCTGCCTGGCTTCTGCAGCTCTGCATTAATCCCGCGGTCCCGCCTGGCCCCCATCCCACCTGGGCCCCCGGCCATCGCACCTCCTGCCCCCgcccttagggccggcactgaTGACTATGGGTGTTGTCCCAATACCGCAACACTGGTCGCTTGAGAGTCCAGGCAGGCGGCAAGGCACCACCTTCATTCCGTGAACCTATCGCTATGTTGCCATAATTACAATAGCAGTCCTCCTTTTCATATTTATGAGATCAGGTTTTAAAAGTCCGACTCCAACTCTACCATGTATTGCCAAATACAACTCAAAGTCCTAATATAATCAAACTCATATAAAATTTTTGACACATATCTAAGAAACTCTACCTTGATGAATATTCCACCACCTATAGAAATCATCATGCTTGAAACTCCATGTTTACACTGGACTTGAGCTTTTGCCTTCGCCGCTCAACGATAGCTAGACTCCATCTGCAATTGAGCACCCTTCTCTTTTACCATCACAGTCTCTATCAAAGCAAAATTAGATTCTTCTCTAGCCTTGAAACATGCCTGACTCGTTGAAGCTTTAGCTCCTTGTTTGGCATCATGAGCTAACTGAAACCAATAACGCACTTGAATTGACTACATACATGATACTAAGAACCTCACAACCGCTATCTAAGCCATATATAGAATTTTTCCCCATTAGCATTGCTCTTCTATTTCCATTCACATGCTACATCTGATGTCTTACTCTGTAGTCTCCTACAGCCCTAACCAACCAAATTACTTTATTTCCAAGTACAGACATCCGCAGATTACTCAAGCCCCATTGAAATTTGGTTATGCTTAAATATCATCAAAGAAATATCACCAAATGAGTTGTGTAGTTAAGCAAATCTATGACAATAGTTATTTTTATCATGATGATATTCACACCTAACATATTTTGAGATATCTTTCTAGCCTTTCAATACTCGAGTCAAGCAAAGTTCGTAGAGGAATAGTGGGATAGAGACATGCCATTCGAGAAGCTTGAGGAGAGAACCTTTGAGGCCCTAAAAACCTTGGATCCTATATGGGATGAGCCACAGAGTCAGCATCGAGTATAGTTCTCATGGGTAAAGTTCGTTCATTTCAAACTCTAAAAACTATCTGAAGAGCCTAATTTTCAACCTCCAACTCCAAAACTAGGCACtcaacaaccccccccccccccccccccctaatgcTTGAACTAGACCACTACAACAAATACCCATATACATGACGGTTCACATGTGACCTTTTAAGAAATCGTTATAGAATTCTGTCATCTGTGACGGTTCATTTCTGAAGTGATACATCTATGACAACTAGTTAAGTTGTCGTCATGGTTGGACATCGTAGATCATTTTGGCACCTCTGTGGTAAATCTTAACTGTAAACTAATGTTTAAAATCAAATTaattataacaccctaggtgttaggcaaTCATTAACACTAATCATTGATGCATCAACGCAATTAATAAGAATTGTTGAAAGATATTAGGTGAGACTCCGGAAAAGCCAAGGAATCAAAACAATTTCTTGAATGAAAACAAGAAACATAATTGCATAGAAAGAGAAATAAAAATTAAGAAAAGAACACACCCGTTTACACGCACATCTCCTCTCCACGACTTATATAATATCTAAGATACCAAAAAAAGAGCagttaaaaaaaagagaaaacagaaaagaaataagaactaaaagagagagagagagagagagagagagagagagagaggaggaggatacATCATACATGTCGACACCCAAATTCTCCATCCCCACCAAAGCCCATGAGCTCTCCCTCACGCCTGACTCCCTCTCTCCCTCGGTCTCCCTCACAGTGCCGCCGCTCCTTGCTCCCCCCCCAAATGCCgacgcctccacctccacctccagccAACACCTCCACCTTCGGCCGTCGCCCCTCCCTGCTCCTCCCCCACACGCTATCGCCTCCACCTCTGGCTGCCGTCGGCGCCCTCCCCGTCGGTCATcgcctagatctagatctagatctgccTAGAGGTGATAGGGTTGCGGTGGCGGACAAGAACAAGCACGCAACCAAAGGCGACTGGGGCCTGGTGGCGGCCGAGAACGAGCCTGCGACCGGAGGTGCATGCAGCGGCAGGCGACATCTTCTACGATGCGTGACCTAGGGCGGCAAACTACGAAAGGTGACTTTGCTACTAGCTACCGATACCATTAGGTCAAATTGTGTTAACATCATTGTTTTAGTATCATTTGTTAACATGAAACTTTGTATTTTCCTGGTATAAATTATTATCTTTACAACAGCTAGTTTTCTTAAGGAACAACGTCAGCTAGTTTCCTGTAATTGAGTTGCACGTGACTTTGCTTGATGAGTGGCTGCTGAACTTGGACATGACTATGCATTTTTGCAGATAACATGTTGTGTCCCTTTGAGGGTGTTAATTTGGAAATCTAGTTTTTCTTGTTCAACATAGATTACAAGCTATTTTGCGCCCCCACCCCGCCATAACTTCTGTTATGCACAAGTGACACAGACCTACAGTGTAAGATCCATACGGTAAATCAATTTGGACAGGTGGTCTTGTTTAGTGGTCTACTTTTGCTTGTTCAAAGTGCCttcttgtcggggaccaatactagggtacccgaagaggaggagctaatggccgtcaacattgattcatccaagcagtcaagagcgcgactacagctccaaccaaccCTCAGATgcataggctccacctcgcccgatctctggaggcgggctctgcctcgcccgaccctgaggccgtgggttccacctcgcccgacccttgagtttgtcctctgcctcgctcgaccccgaggccatgggctccacctcgcctgacccttgggtttgtgctctgcctcgcccgaccccaaggccacgggctccgcctcgcttgacccttgggtttgtgctccgcctcgcccaatcccaAGGCCGCAGGCTTTGCCTCACTTGACCCCTTAGGtgcaggctctgtctcgctcgacgaggacccataccaccgccgaccactctaggtccaagcgtatgggcctgggtcaaaactctgacaccaaggaagagatcggcatgccctgatgtaacccgtggccatgataggccatactagaggattcacatcaagaacaacatcGAGCATGCCGATGCTATTCTGCCTAActctcgtacgaacgctgacaggtgCGTCAGTTCATCATGATGCCCACCGGGACAAAATgggacgccatgaccggcagacgacgctTGCGCATGGTGTCAGTGAAGAACAAGGTCACAACGTGGAGTCATCCCTATTGACGTCTATAGGATCGGtgggacctgcatgaaggagaagaaggacctagcgGTCCTGGCagacttcctctctctctctctcatttttctccttttcctccgctgtaacccatgctttcccttggcctataaaagggaaagcagggcaccccatgaaggAGATCGACCCATCGAGACCCGATCGGATCTAGATccacacaagagcatgacatgaaCACACGGctaagcagcgatcgagctctcagcacccattcacttcttccaccagagacttgggatcatttcttctctcgcttgtttgtaacccctactacaaactttcagtgctactAACATGAGCAGTAGTaatgaactagacgtaggaaCTTTctgtccgaactagtataaacctcatatCCTCTAAAGCACACCATCAGAGCCAGacacgcaatactagaaatttacccattggtggtaactcaaaacatcgatagttggcacgccaggtaggggccttttgcacgtCTCGATGTCCACACCAGAtcttggatggctagtcacggtgtCAGTTGGGTCTCGGGCACGCACGTGtgctttgggaacctagactttATCGTCACaacagagggagagttggcgtaggctccTGCCACcgcccaacctctccactccgttGACCTCGATGCAATCGCCCACcgcccaacctctccactcccCTGACCTCAATGCGATCGCCGAGGTGCTCGAGGATCACGCACCAGAGGCCCACGCCCCCGAgagtgaccagctcctcggcttcgactacgggaggttagagcgctagctcggcgccttcctaggaccccgaccatcctaggaggacctaggccacctcttcttctctttctccaaCGTCATGACACAACTTGCTAGAGGAGAGCCACTCTCcctggaatacctcatccagagcaccCCGATAGCGCTCTTTTTTAGT is from Miscanthus floridulus cultivar M001 chromosome 7, ASM1932011v1, whole genome shotgun sequence and encodes:
- the LOC136465673 gene encoding uncharacterized protein; translation: MAGGPGGMGARRDRGINAELQKPGSQQASSAARPHSPPIDALDNQEEEQQQVNDNLSEQVDAIENENLQPSSQPKNSIDDVQPSIHDVFDPRTWENLDNKGRDILIEKGPVRELNLEFPVDAHNRHFSYAYYSRKLSNDQNKSLVAHDGLRDWKHLSLRLKEHENSVEHIRNMNTWNELRLRLSKNKIIDDDLQREIVKEREHWRQVLVRIVSAVKFLAKHNLAFRGQNEKLYQANNDCVKQTILKIIRDAKYFSVILGCTPDVSHEEQMTLIIRCVNISRNVPRVEEFFLEFLKVDDTSGLSLFNELKSALASLGLNIDDVRGQGYDNGSNMKGKHQGVQTRLLEINPRALYMPCACHSLNLTLCDIGKSYRQVSKKLQSKIVSIDATLKHIEGVISYFKKYRDEGFTSSMNTAKNIASELDIELIFPIKRQRKRKKYFDEQDDQDEEIQQSVVDSFRREYFLVMIDSAIASLTSRFEQMTAFDNVFGFLFNSENLKSLDEADLCFDRKKFLKIEVVEELFEISYVTRKKCPKKYLFIRSSGYDGVLFFFKAAGSVATVAMNSSKEMTPLPSRSTAVTIYVHRSAVISSSVRRNSSAYSAEEAHSVSD